The Pseudomonadota bacterium region CGGGAGCTCTCCGGTCGGTGCACCCTACAAGTACAGTGCAACGACGCGGCCGGCGCCGGACTGAATGCCGTCGCCGCTCGGAGCGCGAGCTCACTGGAGCTGCAAGTGCGTGCTAGGCTCTGGCCCGCGGCCTGACCGTGTCCCCCTCGACGCCGACCCACTCGCACATCTTATACGTCGGGGCCGTGCTGCCAAAGCGAAGCGAGACTTTCGTATACGGAGAGGTACTGGGGCTTCGCGACAGGGGTGAGCGAGTGAGCATCGCTTCGGTGCGCACTCCCGAGCGCGTGCGCGTCGCCGGTGTTGCCGAGCAACGCACGCCGATCATCCGTTGTGGGGTCGACCTCACGAGTTCTCTCCCGTCGCCGTCAACACCGGCCGCAGCATTCTGGCCGTGGGTCGCCTCGTGCCCAAGAAGGGCTTCGACATCCTGCTGCGCGCCCTGCCGGCCATACCTGACGCGAAGCTGACGCTCGTGGGGGACGGGCCCGAAGGGCCGAGCCTTCGACAGCTTGCCGCGGAGCTCCAGGTTGCGGACCGCGTTCACTTTGCGGGAGCGCTCGCCAACAGTGGGGTGCGCGAGCGTATGGCGGACGCAGCACTGT contains the following coding sequences:
- a CDS encoding glycosyltransferase, translated to MWGRPHEFSPVAVNTGRSILAVGRLVPKKGFDILLRALPAIPDAKLTLVGDGPEGPSLRQLAAELQVADRVHFAGALANSGVRERMADAALFVLPCREASDGDRDGIPVVLMVLHRIWAWYRLPAPIYTRT